One Microbacterium marinum genomic window carries:
- a CDS encoding copper resistance CopC family protein: MSTAQISRPGRLLVALSLAAALVLPASPASAHDELVGPDPAADAVVGETPEQVTLTFSDAPLTEDGATEIVILDEDCAPITEGEPVIDGVEITQAIAGPVEGAVIVQWRTVSSDGHPISGEFGFSVGTEGAQAAAGDCVETAAEQAEGGSEGFNAVPYAVGGGILFLGVGIVIAIAIARGRRGATKD, encoded by the coding sequence ATGTCGACCGCTCAGATCTCCCGCCCCGGCCGCCTCCTCGTCGCCCTGTCGCTCGCGGCCGCGCTGGTCCTTCCCGCAAGCCCGGCATCCGCGCACGACGAACTCGTGGGTCCGGACCCGGCCGCCGATGCCGTGGTCGGCGAGACCCCAGAGCAGGTCACCCTGACATTCAGCGACGCTCCCCTCACCGAGGACGGCGCCACGGAGATCGTCATCCTCGACGAGGACTGCGCGCCCATCACCGAGGGCGAGCCCGTCATCGACGGCGTGGAGATCACCCAGGCGATCGCCGGGCCGGTCGAGGGTGCGGTCATCGTGCAGTGGCGCACCGTTTCGAGCGACGGTCACCCCATCTCGGGTGAGTTCGGGTTCTCGGTCGGAACCGAAGGCGCTCAGGCCGCCGCCGGGGACTGCGTCGAGACCGCGGCAGAGCAAGCCGAGGGCGGCTCCGAGGGATTCAACGCCGTCCCGTATGCCGTCGGCGGCGGCATCCTCTTCCTCGGTGTGGGAATCGTGATCGCGATCGCCATCGCCCGCGGGCGACGGGGCGCGACGAAGGACTGA
- the lpdA gene encoding dihydrolipoyl dehydrogenase, whose translation MPHYDVVILGAGPGGYVAAVRSAQLGLSTAIIEEKYWGGVCLNVGCIPSKALLKNADLAHTFTHKADLFGISGDVNFDFGTAWDRSRKVAETHVKGIHFLMKKNKVTEYQGRGSFVDAKTIEVTKADGSTETVTADNVIISTGSTVRLLPGVTLSENVVTYEEQILTRDLPSSIVIVGAGAIGMEFAFVLSNYGVKVTIIEFLDRALPNEDVEVSKEIQRQYKKYGIEILTSTKVESVVDSGDKVTVDYSANADGAKGQIEADKVLMSIGFAPRVEGFGLEKTGVKLTDRGAIEIDDYMRTNVEGVYAIGDVTAKLQLAHVAEAQAVVAAETIGKAETQTLGDYRNMPRATFCSPQVASFGLTEQQARDAGYDVKVAKFPFSANGKANGLGEPVGFVKLIADAEHLELLGGHLIGPDVSELLPELTLAQKWDLTALEAARNVHTHPTLSEGLQEAFHGLAGHMINL comes from the coding sequence ATGCCTCATTACGACGTCGTCATCCTCGGTGCCGGCCCCGGCGGCTATGTCGCAGCCGTCCGTTCGGCGCAGCTCGGACTGTCCACCGCCATCATCGAAGAGAAGTACTGGGGCGGTGTCTGCCTGAACGTCGGCTGCATCCCCTCCAAGGCTCTCCTCAAGAACGCGGACCTCGCACATACGTTCACCCACAAGGCCGACCTGTTCGGCATCAGCGGTGACGTGAACTTCGACTTCGGCACGGCATGGGACCGCAGCCGCAAGGTCGCGGAAACCCACGTCAAGGGCATCCACTTCCTGATGAAGAAGAACAAGGTCACCGAGTACCAGGGTCGTGGGTCCTTCGTCGACGCGAAGACCATCGAGGTGACGAAGGCCGACGGGTCGACCGAGACCGTCACCGCCGACAACGTCATCATCTCCACCGGGTCGACCGTGCGACTGCTGCCCGGCGTCACCCTCAGCGAGAACGTCGTGACCTACGAGGAGCAGATCCTCACGCGTGACCTGCCGAGCTCGATCGTCATCGTCGGGGCCGGCGCCATCGGCATGGAGTTCGCGTTCGTGCTCTCCAACTACGGCGTGAAGGTCACGATCATCGAGTTCCTCGACCGCGCCCTCCCGAACGAGGACGTCGAGGTCTCCAAGGAGATCCAGCGCCAGTACAAGAAGTACGGCATCGAGATCCTCACCTCCACGAAGGTCGAGTCGGTCGTCGACTCCGGCGACAAGGTCACCGTCGACTACTCCGCGAACGCCGATGGCGCGAAGGGACAGATCGAGGCCGACAAGGTCCTCATGTCGATCGGCTTCGCTCCGCGCGTCGAGGGCTTCGGGCTCGAGAAGACCGGTGTGAAGCTGACCGACCGCGGCGCGATCGAGATCGACGACTACATGCGCACGAACGTCGAGGGTGTCTACGCCATCGGCGATGTCACCGCGAAGCTGCAGCTCGCCCACGTCGCCGAGGCCCAGGCCGTCGTGGCCGCCGAGACCATCGGCAAGGCCGAGACGCAGACGCTCGGCGACTACCGCAACATGCCGCGCGCCACCTTCTGCTCGCCGCAGGTCGCCTCGTTCGGCCTCACCGAGCAGCAGGCGCGCGATGCCGGCTACGACGTCAAGGTCGCGAAGTTCCCGTTCTCCGCCAACGGCAAGGCGAACGGCCTCGGCGAGCCCGTCGGCTTCGTCAAGCTGATCGCGGATGCCGAGCACCTCGAGCTCCTCGGCGGCCACCTCATCGGCCCCGACGTGTCGGAGCTTCTGCCCGAGCTCACCCTCGCGCAGAAGTGGGACCTCACCGCCCTCGAGGCGGCTCGCAACGTCCACACCCACCCGACGCTCTCGGAGGGTCTGCAGGAGGCGTTCCACGGTCTCGCGGGACACATGATCAACCTCTGA
- a CDS encoding CYTH domain-containing protein, whose amino-acid sequence MTSDAEHSLEIERKYDVDAETPLPDWTELPGVDAVGEPEPRQLDARYLDSADGALGRARIALRRRTGGPDEGWHVKRVTPDGKAETRWPLDGDGAGDTIVVPDAVAAAVAEIAAPPFTVLARIRNSRTAYALTSADGAVVAEFVDDRVDATDERTGRSTTWREWELELGPAAPSDENAREVLFACAEDLVRRAGGVPAASESKLGRALGV is encoded by the coding sequence GTGACATCTGACGCCGAGCACTCCCTCGAGATCGAGCGGAAGTACGACGTCGACGCCGAGACGCCCCTGCCGGACTGGACGGAGCTTCCCGGCGTCGACGCCGTGGGGGAGCCGGAGCCACGCCAACTCGACGCGCGATACCTCGACAGTGCAGACGGCGCGCTCGGTCGCGCTCGCATCGCGCTCCGGCGCCGGACCGGCGGCCCCGACGAGGGGTGGCACGTCAAGCGCGTGACGCCGGACGGCAAAGCCGAGACGCGCTGGCCGCTGGACGGCGACGGCGCCGGCGACACGATCGTGGTGCCGGACGCCGTGGCCGCAGCGGTCGCGGAGATCGCGGCGCCCCCCTTCACGGTGCTCGCTCGCATCCGCAACAGCCGCACCGCCTACGCGCTGACGTCTGCCGACGGCGCGGTGGTCGCCGAGTTCGTCGACGATCGCGTCGACGCGACGGACGAACGCACCGGCCGGAGCACGACGTGGCGGGAGTGGGAGCTCGAGCTCGGGCCCGCGGCGCCCTCTGACGAGAACGCTCGTGAGGTGCTGTTCGCCTGCGCCGAGGACCTGGTGCGCCGTGCCGGGGGAGTCCCCGCGGCATCCGAATCGAAACTGGGGCGCGCTCTCGGCGTGTGA
- a CDS encoding response regulator yields the protein MAIARLHGGPLDGQVIPVEGELTDRLILPYSETQVVYERAGADENTGEGDGPTSAQFHFVEAEGDIDPSADERDDRITGDI from the coding sequence ATGGCCATTGCACGACTTCACGGCGGTCCGCTCGACGGACAGGTGATCCCTGTCGAGGGCGAGCTCACCGATCGCCTCATCCTGCCCTACAGCGAGACCCAGGTGGTCTACGAGCGCGCGGGAGCCGACGAGAACACGGGCGAGGGGGACGGGCCCACCTCGGCGCAGTTCCACTTCGTCGAGGCGGAGGGCGACATCGACCCGTCCGCCGACGAGCGCGACGATCGCATCACCGGTGACATCTGA
- a CDS encoding glutamine amidotransferase produces MKPFVLLATRAEDGPAEEEYELFLRHAGLAPRDLLRVRLERDRMPRLDLDAISGIFVGGGPYNASDDPTVKSPVQRRVEAEFASLLTDVTSRDTPFLGACYGIGTLGAHIGATIDRRHGEPISVTEVSLTEAGRVDPLLAGLPNAFSAFVGHKEAISALPADATLLASSERCPVQMFRVGRNVYATQFHPELDLAGIVTRIDAYRHHGYFEPHEFQATIDAVHRAPVTQTGAVLRNFVARYAR; encoded by the coding sequence ATGAAGCCTTTCGTCCTGCTCGCGACGCGCGCCGAGGACGGACCGGCGGAAGAGGAGTACGAGCTCTTCCTCCGGCACGCGGGACTCGCCCCGCGAGACCTCCTCCGCGTGCGGTTGGAGCGGGATCGGATGCCGCGGCTCGACCTCGACGCGATCTCGGGGATCTTCGTCGGCGGCGGGCCGTACAACGCCTCTGACGACCCGACGGTGAAGTCGCCGGTGCAACGGCGGGTCGAGGCGGAGTTCGCGTCTCTGCTGACCGACGTGACCTCTCGCGACACGCCGTTTCTCGGCGCCTGCTACGGGATCGGGACGCTCGGCGCGCACATCGGAGCCACGATCGACCGTCGGCACGGCGAGCCGATCAGCGTCACCGAGGTGAGCCTGACGGAGGCAGGGCGCGTGGATCCGCTGCTTGCCGGACTCCCGAACGCCTTCTCGGCGTTCGTCGGCCACAAGGAGGCGATCTCCGCCCTGCCCGCGGACGCCACGCTGCTGGCGTCGTCCGAGCGGTGCCCGGTGCAGATGTTCCGCGTCGGCAGGAACGTCTACGCCACCCAGTTCCACCCCGAGCTCGACCTCGCCGGCATCGTGACCCGCATCGACGCCTACCGCCACCACGGGTACTTCGAGCCGCACGAGTTCCAGGCGACGATCGACGCCGTGCATCGCGCACCCGTCACCCAGACGGGCGCGGTGCTCCGCAACTTCGTCGCCCGTTACGCGCGCTGA